A genomic window from Blastococcus saxobsidens DD2 includes:
- a CDS encoding PEP-utilizing enzyme, with product MPERSFPLPSQIEAVPGAEGWEAMYPFFSRFQPEDDQRFWFYNSMHFPEVIPAFDGITSEIPYTAIGANTARLFSFPTTMGIEYRIINGRVYITANPVLDEAEQGRRFADFQERAGHYYANWDRIYGEWQQRIEALIADIEAVEVPELGELDPLEVVTGGRGFASNHYLRERFHRCIDLYSKMWHHHTELLMLGYGAYVVFFEFCKQAFPEMGDQMVARMVAGMDVTMYRPDDELKKLAALAVELDLGDLFVEGADPAKVLASLGERGDAGARWLAALEAAKDPWFNVSVGDGFYHHHLSWADDLTVPFAALPRYVEQIAVGEDLTRPTERLAEERDRIAGEYRALLDSEEEKAAFDQMLGLCRQVFPYIESHKFYCEHWFTTRFFQKIRAFGALLAERGVLLAADDVFHLRHLEVEDALVDVSLAWASGGTELGARHWQPIVAERKRIVEALSGWSPPPALGAVPEALNDPAVKMLWGITQDTIEAWLGGDDDDESTVRGYAASPGVVEGIARVLLNVNDIGQIREGEVLVCPVTAPSWGPVFGKIAAAVSDIGGTMSHAAIVAREYGMPAVVGTGMATARIKTGDRVRVDGDRGVVTVLS from the coding sequence ATGCCCGAGCGCTCGTTCCCCCTGCCGTCCCAGATCGAGGCCGTCCCCGGCGCCGAGGGGTGGGAGGCGATGTACCCCTTCTTCTCCCGGTTCCAGCCGGAGGACGACCAGCGCTTCTGGTTCTACAACTCGATGCACTTCCCGGAGGTGATCCCGGCCTTCGACGGCATCACCTCGGAGATCCCCTACACCGCGATCGGCGCCAACACCGCCCGGCTGTTCTCGTTCCCGACGACCATGGGGATCGAGTACCGGATCATCAACGGACGGGTCTACATCACCGCCAACCCCGTGCTCGACGAGGCGGAGCAGGGCAGGCGGTTCGCCGACTTCCAGGAGCGGGCCGGGCACTACTACGCCAACTGGGACCGGATCTACGGCGAGTGGCAGCAGCGCATCGAGGCGCTGATCGCCGACATCGAGGCGGTCGAGGTGCCTGAACTCGGTGAGCTCGACCCGCTCGAGGTGGTCACGGGCGGCCGCGGGTTCGCCTCCAACCACTACCTCCGCGAGAGGTTCCACCGCTGCATCGACCTGTACTCGAAGATGTGGCACCACCACACCGAGCTGCTGATGCTCGGGTACGGCGCCTACGTCGTCTTCTTCGAGTTCTGCAAGCAGGCCTTCCCGGAGATGGGCGACCAGATGGTGGCCCGCATGGTCGCCGGCATGGACGTCACCATGTACCGGCCGGACGACGAGCTGAAGAAGCTGGCCGCTCTCGCCGTGGAGCTCGACCTCGGCGACCTGTTCGTCGAGGGCGCGGACCCGGCGAAGGTGCTGGCGTCGCTCGGGGAGCGCGGGGACGCCGGAGCCCGCTGGCTGGCGGCGCTGGAGGCCGCGAAGGACCCGTGGTTCAACGTCTCGGTCGGTGACGGCTTCTACCACCACCACCTGTCCTGGGCCGACGACCTGACCGTGCCCTTCGCCGCCCTGCCGCGCTACGTCGAGCAGATCGCGGTCGGTGAGGACCTCACCCGCCCCACAGAGCGGCTGGCCGAGGAGCGCGACCGGATCGCGGGGGAGTACCGGGCGCTGCTGGACTCCGAGGAGGAGAAGGCGGCCTTCGACCAGATGCTGGGCCTGTGCCGGCAGGTGTTCCCCTACATCGAGTCGCACAAGTTCTACTGCGAGCACTGGTTCACCACCCGCTTCTTCCAGAAGATCCGGGCGTTCGGGGCGCTGCTGGCCGAGCGCGGCGTGCTGCTGGCAGCCGACGACGTCTTCCACCTGCGGCACCTCGAGGTCGAGGACGCCCTCGTCGATGTCTCGCTCGCCTGGGCCTCGGGTGGGACGGAGCTCGGCGCCCGGCACTGGCAGCCCATCGTCGCCGAGCGGAAGCGGATCGTCGAGGCGCTGTCGGGCTGGTCGCCGCCGCCCGCGCTCGGCGCCGTTCCCGAGGCGCTGAACGACCCCGCCGTGAAGATGCTCTGGGGCATCACCCAGGACACCATCGAGGCCTGGCTCGGCGGTGACGACGACGACGAGTCCACCGTCCGCGGCTACGCCGCCTCGCCCGGCGTGGTGGAAGGCATCGCGCGGGTACTGCTCAACGTCAACGACATCGGCCAGATCCGTGAGGGCGAGGTGCTCGTCTGCCCGGTGACCGCTCCCAGCTGGGGCCCGGTGTTCGGCAAGATCGCCGCGGCCGTCTCCGACATCGGCGGCACCATGTCGCACGCAGCGATCGTGGCCCGCGAGTACGGCATGCCCGCCGTCGTCGGCACCGGCATGGCCACCGCCCGGATCAAGACCGGCGACCGCGTCCGGGTCGACGGCGACCGCGGCGTCGTCACCGTGCTGAGCTGA
- a CDS encoding PEP/pyruvate-binding domain-containing protein gives MTTRSVLHFRDVGLGDVATVGGKGASLGELLRAGVRVPTGFAVTTSAFRQTVEHLTVHGESIPARVAALDPADAERLAAATAEIRAVLESAPPPDEVAAAVTAAYAALGEECGDPELPVAVRSSATSEDSAEASFAGLQDTYLWVRGADSVLEHVRRCWASLYSVESVTYRLRRGIPETDLGMAVVVQRMVGARSSGVMFTRSPRSGDKSVVAIDASWGLGSAVVSGDVTPDSFVVSKVTGEVRRTVATKTRWHRPDPSGSGVAESDVPAELQDQPSISDEEIAELVAIARQVEAHYGCPQDIEWAVAETAPAGENVFLLQSRPETVFAEKDRAAKAAPAARPFDHVFNLLGGQRPSRG, from the coding sequence ATGACCACCCGCTCCGTCCTGCACTTCCGCGACGTCGGCCTGGGTGACGTCGCGACCGTCGGCGGGAAGGGCGCCAGCCTCGGCGAGCTGCTGCGCGCCGGCGTCCGCGTGCCCACCGGCTTCGCGGTGACGACGTCGGCCTTCCGGCAGACCGTCGAGCACCTCACCGTGCACGGCGAGTCGATCCCCGCCCGGGTGGCCGCGCTCGACCCCGCGGACGCCGAAAGGCTGGCCGCGGCCACCGCCGAGATCCGCGCGGTGCTCGAGTCCGCACCCCCGCCGGACGAGGTCGCTGCGGCCGTCACCGCGGCGTATGCGGCGTTGGGCGAGGAGTGCGGGGACCCCGAGCTGCCGGTCGCCGTCCGGTCGAGCGCGACGAGCGAGGACAGCGCCGAGGCCAGCTTCGCCGGGTTGCAGGACACCTACCTGTGGGTGCGCGGGGCCGACTCGGTGCTGGAGCACGTGCGCCGGTGCTGGGCCAGCCTCTACAGCGTGGAGTCGGTGACCTACCGGCTGCGCCGCGGCATCCCGGAGACCGACCTCGGGATGGCCGTCGTCGTCCAGCGGATGGTCGGCGCCCGCAGCTCGGGGGTGATGTTCACGCGCAGCCCACGGTCCGGCGACAAGTCGGTGGTCGCGATCGACGCCAGCTGGGGCCTGGGGTCGGCCGTCGTCAGTGGCGACGTCACACCCGACTCGTTCGTCGTCAGCAAGGTGACCGGCGAGGTGAGACGCACCGTGGCCACGAAGACCCGCTGGCACCGCCCCGACCCGTCCGGCTCCGGCGTGGCCGAGTCCGACGTGCCGGCCGAGCTGCAGGACCAGCCGTCGATCTCCGACGAGGAGATCGCCGAGCTGGTGGCGATCGCCCGGCAGGTCGAGGCGCACTACGGGTGCCCGCAGGACATCGAGTGGGCCGTGGCGGAGACCGCGCCGGCCGGCGAGAACGTCTTCCTGTTGCAGAGCCGGCCGGAGACGGTGTTCGCGGAGAAGGACCGCGCGGCCAAGGCTGCCCCGGCGGCCCGCCCGTTCGACCACGTGTTCAACCTGCTGGGCGGCCAGCGCCCGTCGAGGGGCTGA
- a CDS encoding acetyl-CoA carboxylase biotin carboxyl carrier protein translates to MELTPDDVRDVLRVLDSSGLAELHLEFADLTLTVRREDAGWTAEEQVRRTPQVEQAAAPAAAAEAAAPAAEVGEGLIAVRPPLLGTFYRAPQPGAPPFVDVGDQVDTETVVGIVETMKMMTPVHAGVRGTVVEFRVGNGEFADADAVLLVVEPARVGGAGD, encoded by the coding sequence GTGGAGCTGACACCCGATGACGTCCGCGACGTCCTGCGGGTCCTGGACTCCAGCGGTCTGGCGGAGCTGCACCTGGAGTTCGCCGACCTGACTCTGACCGTCCGCCGGGAGGACGCCGGCTGGACCGCCGAGGAGCAGGTCCGGCGGACGCCGCAGGTGGAGCAGGCGGCCGCGCCCGCGGCCGCCGCCGAGGCGGCGGCGCCCGCTGCAGAGGTGGGCGAGGGCCTGATCGCGGTGCGCCCGCCGCTGCTGGGCACGTTCTACCGGGCGCCGCAGCCGGGGGCCCCGCCGTTCGTGGACGTCGGCGACCAGGTCGACACGGAGACCGTCGTCGGGATCGTGGAGACCATGAAGATGATGACGCCGGTGCACGCCGGCGTCCGGGGCACGGTGGTCGAGTTCCGCGTGGGCAACGGCGAGTTCGCCGACGCCGACGCGGTGCTGCTCGTGGTGGAGCCGGCGCGGGTGGGTGGGGCGGGTGACTAG
- a CDS encoding acetyl-CoA carboxylase biotin carboxylase subunit: MTSPRRIRRLLIANRGEIAARVIRTCTQLGIESVLAASDADLESLPARLADRVVRLGPADAARSYLDPAAVVRAAQAVEADAVHPGYGFLSENPSLARACAAAGIVFVGPTPETLEAVGDKLTARSHAVAAGLPVVPGGEAADLAGAEAVAAEVGYPLLVKAVGGGGGRGMKLVAGPGDLAHTLDLAGSEAAAAFGDPRVYLERFVSSGRHVEVQILGDGARAVALGDRDCSVQRRYQKLFEEAPAPLLSDALRAEMAAAALALAEHLHYRGLGTVELLVDRERGTFYFLEMNARIQVEHPVTELVTGLDLVAEQLAVAEGVPLRLRQEDVVLTGHAVECRINAEDATLGFRPSPGRIDRVVLPVGEGVRVDTHVQEGSVVPPYYDSLLAKLIVHGTDRDDAVARARAALDLLRIEGVTTTVPVHQALLADPEFGAGGVDTTFFERFLEHQLVGVR; encoded by the coding sequence GTGACTAGCCCACGGCGGATCCGCCGGCTGCTGATCGCCAACCGGGGCGAGATCGCCGCCCGGGTGATCCGCACCTGCACGCAGCTGGGCATCGAGTCGGTGCTGGCCGCCTCCGACGCCGACCTGGAATCTCTCCCCGCGCGGCTGGCCGACCGCGTCGTCCGGCTCGGTCCCGCGGACGCGGCGCGCAGCTACCTCGACCCGGCGGCCGTCGTCCGGGCCGCGCAGGCGGTGGAGGCGGATGCGGTGCACCCCGGCTACGGCTTCCTGTCGGAGAACCCGTCGCTGGCCCGCGCCTGCGCGGCGGCCGGGATCGTCTTCGTGGGGCCGACGCCGGAGACGCTGGAGGCGGTGGGGGACAAGCTGACCGCCCGCTCGCACGCCGTGGCCGCCGGGCTGCCCGTCGTCCCCGGTGGGGAGGCCGCCGACCTGGCCGGGGCAGAGGCGGTGGCGGCCGAGGTGGGCTACCCGCTGCTGGTGAAGGCCGTCGGCGGTGGTGGCGGACGTGGCATGAAGCTCGTCGCGGGCCCCGGCGACCTGGCGCACACCCTCGACCTCGCCGGCTCCGAGGCCGCCGCCGCGTTCGGCGATCCGCGGGTCTACCTGGAGCGCTTCGTGTCGTCAGGTCGACATGTCGAGGTACAGATCCTGGGCGACGGCGCGCGGGCCGTGGCGCTCGGGGACCGCGACTGCTCCGTCCAGCGCCGCTACCAGAAGCTGTTCGAGGAGGCGCCGGCGCCGTTGCTGTCCGACGCCCTGCGCGCGGAGATGGCCGCCGCCGCCCTGGCCCTCGCGGAGCACCTGCACTACCGCGGTCTGGGCACCGTCGAGCTGCTGGTGGACCGGGAGCGCGGCACCTTCTACTTCCTGGAGATGAACGCCCGCATCCAGGTCGAGCACCCGGTCACCGAGCTGGTCACCGGCCTGGACCTCGTCGCCGAGCAGCTCGCCGTCGCCGAGGGCGTGCCGCTCCGGCTGCGGCAGGAGGACGTCGTCCTCACCGGGCATGCCGTGGAGTGCCGGATCAACGCCGAGGACGCGACGCTGGGCTTCCGCCCCTCGCCGGGCCGGATCGACCGGGTCGTGCTGCCGGTGGGGGAGGGCGTGCGGGTGGACACCCACGTGCAGGAGGGCTCCGTCGTCCCGCCCTACTACGACTCGCTGCTGGCCAAGCTGATCGTGCACGGCACCGACCGGGACGACGCCGTCGCCCGGGCCCGTGCCGCCCTGGACCTGCTGCGCATCGAGGGCGTGACGACGACGGTGCCGGTGCACCAGGCGCTGCTCGCGGATCCGGAGTTCGGCGCCGGGGGAGTGGACACGACGTTCTTCGAGCGGTTCCTGGAGCACCAGTTGGTGGGGGTGCGCTGA
- a CDS encoding biotin carboxyl carrier protein yields the protein MADVELVDVSIRDGNQSLWGATGLRTAHIAQVAPLMERVGFRALDYSSSTAMGVAVRTHREDPWERLRLTRAAMPTTKLQFIGTGFRFISWQNSHPETMQLVYDRLVANGIDRVVVLDPMHDMDAARETARRLKQAGVDEVIGALTFTISVVHDDAFYADLAGQFAADPNFDRVYVKDPAGILTAERARTLLPAIVGRLGGMPLELHSHATIGLSPLTYSIAPELGVAVVQVGSGPLGNGSSLPEARRTVANLREMGHRVDVDDRALGLVCDFLDGLAVAEELPAGQPQDFDAAFLHHQIAGGVMTTTRRQLQEIGMEHRFEALVEEVGVVRAEMGHPIMVTPFPQMVVSQALFNVIGERYATVPDQVIRYVLGSFGRPTAPIDPTVKDRILDRPRARELASEPPPPTPAELRKQFHPGISDEELLLRAHMPEDQVDAMLAAGPAPRHFNPSLAPVLTLLRELGSRTSVHDLAVTTPGLRMSVRRASEGTSVA from the coding sequence ATGGCCGACGTGGAACTCGTGGACGTCTCGATCCGCGACGGGAACCAGAGCCTCTGGGGTGCTACGGGCCTGCGGACGGCGCACATCGCGCAGGTCGCCCCGCTGATGGAGCGGGTGGGCTTCCGGGCGCTGGACTACAGCTCCAGCACGGCGATGGGCGTCGCGGTCCGCACCCACCGGGAGGACCCGTGGGAGCGGTTGCGGCTGACGAGGGCCGCGATGCCGACGACGAAGCTGCAGTTCATCGGCACCGGCTTCCGGTTCATCAGCTGGCAGAACTCCCATCCGGAGACGATGCAGCTGGTGTACGACCGGCTGGTCGCCAACGGGATCGACCGGGTCGTCGTGCTGGACCCGATGCATGACATGGACGCCGCCCGGGAGACCGCGCGCCGGCTCAAGCAGGCCGGCGTCGACGAGGTGATCGGCGCGCTGACGTTCACGATCAGCGTGGTGCACGACGACGCCTTCTACGCCGACCTGGCCGGGCAGTTCGCCGCGGACCCGAACTTCGACCGCGTCTACGTGAAGGACCCGGCCGGCATCCTCACCGCCGAGCGGGCCCGGACGCTGCTGCCGGCGATCGTCGGACGGCTGGGCGGCATGCCGCTGGAGCTGCACTCGCACGCGACCATCGGGCTGTCACCGCTGACCTACTCGATCGCCCCGGAGCTCGGCGTCGCGGTGGTGCAGGTGGGCAGCGGGCCGCTGGGCAACGGCTCGTCGCTGCCCGAGGCGCGGCGGACGGTGGCCAACCTGCGGGAGATGGGCCACCGGGTGGACGTCGACGACCGCGCGCTGGGGCTGGTCTGCGACTTCCTCGACGGGCTGGCGGTGGCCGAGGAGCTGCCGGCCGGGCAGCCGCAGGACTTCGACGCGGCGTTCCTGCACCACCAGATCGCCGGCGGCGTGATGACGACGACGCGGCGGCAGCTGCAGGAGATCGGCATGGAGCACCGGTTCGAGGCCCTGGTGGAGGAGGTCGGCGTCGTCCGGGCGGAGATGGGCCACCCGATCATGGTCACGCCGTTCCCGCAGATGGTGGTCTCTCAGGCGCTGTTCAACGTCATCGGCGAGCGGTACGCCACCGTTCCCGATCAGGTGATCCGGTACGTGCTGGGCAGCTTCGGCCGGCCGACCGCACCCATCGACCCCACCGTGAAGGACCGCATCCTCGACCGGCCGCGGGCCCGGGAGTTGGCGTCGGAGCCGCCACCTCCGACCCCCGCCGAGCTGCGGAAGCAGTTCCATCCAGGGATCAGCGACGAGGAGTTGCTCCTGCGCGCCCACATGCCCGAGGACCAGGTCGACGCCATGCTCGCGGCCGGGCCGGCGCCGCGGCACTTCAACCCCTCGCTGGCGCCCGTGCTCACGCTGCTGCGGGAGCTCGGGTCACGGACGTCGGTCCACGATCTCGCCGTCACCACGCCGGGCCTGCGGATGTCGGTCCGCCGGGCCTCCGAAGGGACCTCCGTTGCCTGA
- a CDS encoding HAD-IIA family hydrolase gives MPDTAVLDRLRQVRGFVLDMDGTLVMGDRNNQGLVPLPGALDLVPALVDLGFGFCVYTNGTVKTPAQCADALRRLGLPVTAEQALTPASTAVDVFLERGHRRVMVLGGKGITEPLEAAGIETVPPLRGTDCDAVMAGWYRQELSFEALEAACFAVFDGAEFYSASQSLFFATAEGRSLGTSRAISAVVRDVTGCEVTVVGKPSLRALQTAARRLDVSPAELAVVGDDPELEVPMAHAGGAFAVAVHTGIGHAESYAELPAEVRPHLDLPDVGELARLLRS, from the coding sequence TTGCCTGACACTGCTGTCCTCGACCGGCTGCGGCAGGTGCGCGGGTTCGTCCTCGACATGGACGGCACGCTGGTGATGGGCGACCGGAACAACCAGGGCCTGGTGCCGCTGCCCGGCGCGCTGGACCTCGTGCCGGCCCTCGTCGACCTCGGGTTCGGGTTCTGCGTGTACACCAACGGCACCGTGAAGACGCCGGCCCAGTGTGCCGACGCCCTGCGGCGGCTCGGCCTGCCGGTCACCGCCGAGCAGGCGCTGACGCCGGCGTCCACCGCGGTGGACGTGTTCCTGGAGCGCGGTCACCGGCGGGTGATGGTGCTGGGCGGCAAGGGGATCACCGAACCGCTCGAGGCGGCCGGCATCGAGACGGTGCCCCCGCTGCGGGGGACGGACTGCGACGCGGTGATGGCCGGCTGGTACCGGCAGGAGCTGAGCTTCGAGGCGCTGGAGGCGGCCTGTTTCGCGGTCTTCGACGGAGCGGAGTTCTACAGCGCCTCGCAGTCGCTGTTCTTCGCGACGGCGGAGGGCAGGTCGCTGGGGACGTCGCGGGCGATCAGCGCCGTCGTCCGCGATGTCACCGGGTGCGAGGTGACCGTCGTCGGCAAGCCGTCCCTCCGCGCACTGCAGACGGCGGCGCGGCGGCTGGACGTGTCGCCGGCCGAGCTGGCGGTGGTCGGCGACGACCCGGAGCTGGAGGTGCCGATGGCACACGCCGGAGGCGCCTTCGCCGTGGCCGTGCACACCGGGATCGGGCACGCGGAGTCCTACGCCGAACTGCCCGCCGAGGTGCGCCCGCACCTGGACCTGCCGGACGTCGGGGAGCTGGCCCGACTGCTGCGGAGCTGA